A single genomic interval of Oncorhynchus mykiss isolate Arlee chromosome 13, USDA_OmykA_1.1, whole genome shotgun sequence harbors:
- the hook2 gene encoding protein Hook homolog 2 isoform X3: MLEYYHDVLGHQVADEHLPDINLIGEFGDVTELGKLVQLVLGCAVSCEKKQEHIQQIMTLEESVQHVVMTAIQELLAKETTVPGSPETYGDFDYQSRKYYFLSEEVDAKEDLGQRCRDLEHQLAAVLEEKSSLQVETQSLREKLSLSNPQDASTTITGKKLLLLQSQMEQLQEENYRLENSRDDMRVRGEILERDVLDLTHRNDELTSLAQEAQTLKDEMDILRHSSDRVSRLEALVETYKRKLEDLGDLRRQVRLLEERNTVYMQRTCELEEELRRANSVRTQLDTYKRQVHELHTKHSSEALKAEKWQFEYKNLQDKYDALLKEKERLISERDTLRETNDELRCAQVQQKGLSQPGGLCEDSGTVGNLASEMMPTEFKETVVRLQSENKMLCVQEESYRQRLVEVQGQLEESQRSQNTLETQNRLNQQQISELRSQVEDLQKALQEQGSKAEDAISSLLKKKLEEHLEKLHEAHSDLQKKREVIDDLEPKADGNMAKKIDELQEILKKKDEDMKLMEERYKRYVEKARTVIKTLDPKQPPLTVSPDVQALKNQLTERDRKIQHLEHDYEKSRSRHEQEEKLIISAWYNMGMALHQKVVGERSGPSNQAQSFLAQQRQSTHARRGLAARHQPR, translated from the exons ATGCTTGAGTATTACCATGAT GTGCTTGGCCACCAGGTAGCAGACGAGCACCTGCCAGACATCAATCTGATTGGGGAGTTTGGAGATGTGACTGAACTTGGAAAGCTGGTGCAGTTGGTGCTTGGCTGTGCTGTCAGCTGTGAGAAGAAGCAAG AGCACATCCAGCAGATAATGACCCTGGAGGAGTCTGTCCAGCATGTTGTCATGACAGCCATACAGGAG cTCCTGGCTAAAGAGACAACTGTTCCAGGAAGTCCTGAGACCTACGGGGACTTTGACTACCAG TCCAGGAAGTATTATTTTCTCAGTGAGGAGGTGGACGCGAAGGAGGATCTGGGCCAGCGCTGTCGGGACCTGGAGCACCAG TTGGCAGCCGTCCTGGAGGAGAAGTCGTCCCTGCAGGTGGAGACACAGTCCCTGAGGGAGAAGCTCAGCCTCAGTAACCCACAGGATGCTTCTACCACCATCACTGGCAagaagctgctgctgctgcagagccAGATGGAGCAGCTACAGGAGGAGAACTACAG ACTAGAGAACAGCCGAGATGACATGCGTGTGCGAGGGGAGATTCTGGAGCGTGACGTTTTGGACCTCACTCACCGTAACGATGAACTGACCAGCCTCGCCCAGGAGGCCCAGACTCTCAAAGATGAGATGGACATCCTCCG gCATTCGTCTGACCGGGTGAGCCGGCTGGAGGCACTGGTGGAGACATACAAGCGTAAGCTGGAGGACCTGGGGGACCTGCGCAGACAGGTGCGTCTGCTGGAGGAGCGCAACACTGTCTACATGCAGCGCACATGTGAGCTGGAGGAGGAGCTACGCAGGGCCAACTCAGTCCGCACGCAGCTGGACACCTACAAGAGACAG GTCCATGAGCTTCACACCAAGCATTCGTCAGAGGCACTGAAGGCTGAGAAGTGGCAGTTTGAGTACAAGAACCTTCAGGATAAGTATGACGCCCTGCTtaaggagaaagag CGTTTGATCTCAGAGCGAGACACACTGCGGGAAACCAATGATGAGCTCAGGTGTGCACAGGTCCAACAGAAGGGCCTCAGTCAACCAG gTGGATTATGTGAGGACTCTGGCACAGTGGGAAACCTGGCCTCTGAGATGATGCCCACAGAGTTcaa GGAGACGGTGGTGCGTCTGCAGAGTGAGAACAAGATGCTGTGTGTCCAGGAGGAGAGCTACAGACAGAGACTGGTGGAGGTACAGGGTCAGCTGGAGGAGTCTCAACGCAGCCAGAACACCCTGGAGACacaaaacag gttGAACCAGCAGCAGATCTCTGAGCTGCGGTCCCAGGTGGAGGATCTCCAGAAGGCTCTACAGGAGCAGGGCAGCAAGGCAGAGGAT GCCATC TCCTCCCTGCTGAAGAAGAAGCTTGAGGAGCACCT GGAGAAGCTCCATGAGGCCCACTCAGACCtgcagaagaagagagaggtcATTGATGACCTGGAGCCCAAAGCGGACGGCAACA TGGCGAAGAAGATCGATGAGCTGCAGGAGATcctgaagaagaaggatgaggacATGAAGCTGATGGAGGAACGCTACAAGCGCTATGTGGAGAAGGCCAGGACG GTGATCAAGACTCTGGACCCCAAGCAGCCACCTCTGACTGTGTCTCCTGATGTTCAGGCCCTCAAGAaccagttgactgagagagaccGGAAGATCCAGCACCTGGAG CATGACTATGAGAAGAGCAGGTCCAGACATGAGCAGGAGGAGAAACTCATCATAAGTGCCTGGTACAATATG ggTATGGCCCTGCATCAGAAGGTGGTGGGAGAGCGGTCGGGTCCGTCCAACCAGGCCCAGTCCTTTTTGGCCCAGCAGAGGCAGTCCACCCACGCCAGGAGAGGCCTCGCAGCCCGCCACCAGCCCAGATAA
- the hook2 gene encoding protein Hook homolog 2 isoform X1, with product MSLDKAKLCDSLLNWLQTFQVPSCTSKQDLTSGVAIAHVLHRIDPSWFNEAWLSRIKEESEANWRLKVSNLKKILQSMLEYYHDVLGHQVADEHLPDINLIGEFGDVTELGKLVQLVLGCAVSCEKKQEHIQQIMTLEESVQHVVMTAIQELLAKETTVPGSPETYGDFDYQSRKYYFLSEEVDAKEDLGQRCRDLEHQLAAVLEEKSSLQVETQSLREKLSLSNPQDASTTITGKKLLLLQSQMEQLQEENYRLENSRDDMRVRGEILERDVLDLTHRNDELTSLAQEAQTLKDEMDILRHSSDRVSRLEALVETYKRKLEDLGDLRRQVRLLEERNTVYMQRTCELEEELRRANSVRTQLDTYKRQVHELHTKHSSEALKAEKWQFEYKNLQDKYDALLKEKERLISERDTLRETNDELRCAQVQQKGLSQPGGLCEDSGTVGNLASEMMPTEFKETVVRLQSENKMLCVQEESYRQRLVEVQGQLEESQRSQNTLETQNRLNQQQISELRSQVEDLQKALQEQGSKAEDAISSLLKKKLEEHLEKLHEAHSDLQKKREVIDDLEPKADGNMAKKIDELQEILKKKDEDMKLMEERYKRYVEKARTVIKTLDPKQPPLTVSPDVQALKNQLTERDRKIQHLEHDYEKSRSRHEQEEKLIISAWYNMGMALHQKVVGERSGPSNQAQSFLAQQRQSTHARRGLAARHQPR from the exons ATGAGTCTGGATAAAGCAAAGCTATGCGATTCGTTACTAAATTGG CTACAGACATTTCAGGTGCCCTCATGCACCAGTAAGCAGGACCTGACGAGCGGAGTGGCTATTGCACACGTTCTACACAGGAT AGACCCCTCCTGGTTTAATGAGGCATGGCTGAGCAGGAtcaaggaggagagtgaggccAACTGGCGCCTCAAG GTCAGCAACCTGAAGAAGATTCTTCAGAGCATGCTTGAGTATTACCATGAT GTGCTTGGCCACCAGGTAGCAGACGAGCACCTGCCAGACATCAATCTGATTGGGGAGTTTGGAGATGTGACTGAACTTGGAAAGCTGGTGCAGTTGGTGCTTGGCTGTGCTGTCAGCTGTGAGAAGAAGCAAG AGCACATCCAGCAGATAATGACCCTGGAGGAGTCTGTCCAGCATGTTGTCATGACAGCCATACAGGAG cTCCTGGCTAAAGAGACAACTGTTCCAGGAAGTCCTGAGACCTACGGGGACTTTGACTACCAG TCCAGGAAGTATTATTTTCTCAGTGAGGAGGTGGACGCGAAGGAGGATCTGGGCCAGCGCTGTCGGGACCTGGAGCACCAG TTGGCAGCCGTCCTGGAGGAGAAGTCGTCCCTGCAGGTGGAGACACAGTCCCTGAGGGAGAAGCTCAGCCTCAGTAACCCACAGGATGCTTCTACCACCATCACTGGCAagaagctgctgctgctgcagagccAGATGGAGCAGCTACAGGAGGAGAACTACAG ACTAGAGAACAGCCGAGATGACATGCGTGTGCGAGGGGAGATTCTGGAGCGTGACGTTTTGGACCTCACTCACCGTAACGATGAACTGACCAGCCTCGCCCAGGAGGCCCAGACTCTCAAAGATGAGATGGACATCCTCCG gCATTCGTCTGACCGGGTGAGCCGGCTGGAGGCACTGGTGGAGACATACAAGCGTAAGCTGGAGGACCTGGGGGACCTGCGCAGACAGGTGCGTCTGCTGGAGGAGCGCAACACTGTCTACATGCAGCGCACATGTGAGCTGGAGGAGGAGCTACGCAGGGCCAACTCAGTCCGCACGCAGCTGGACACCTACAAGAGACAG GTCCATGAGCTTCACACCAAGCATTCGTCAGAGGCACTGAAGGCTGAGAAGTGGCAGTTTGAGTACAAGAACCTTCAGGATAAGTATGACGCCCTGCTtaaggagaaagag CGTTTGATCTCAGAGCGAGACACACTGCGGGAAACCAATGATGAGCTCAGGTGTGCACAGGTCCAACAGAAGGGCCTCAGTCAACCAG gTGGATTATGTGAGGACTCTGGCACAGTGGGAAACCTGGCCTCTGAGATGATGCCCACAGAGTTcaa GGAGACGGTGGTGCGTCTGCAGAGTGAGAACAAGATGCTGTGTGTCCAGGAGGAGAGCTACAGACAGAGACTGGTGGAGGTACAGGGTCAGCTGGAGGAGTCTCAACGCAGCCAGAACACCCTGGAGACacaaaacag gttGAACCAGCAGCAGATCTCTGAGCTGCGGTCCCAGGTGGAGGATCTCCAGAAGGCTCTACAGGAGCAGGGCAGCAAGGCAGAGGAT GCCATC TCCTCCCTGCTGAAGAAGAAGCTTGAGGAGCACCT GGAGAAGCTCCATGAGGCCCACTCAGACCtgcagaagaagagagaggtcATTGATGACCTGGAGCCCAAAGCGGACGGCAACA TGGCGAAGAAGATCGATGAGCTGCAGGAGATcctgaagaagaaggatgaggacATGAAGCTGATGGAGGAACGCTACAAGCGCTATGTGGAGAAGGCCAGGACG GTGATCAAGACTCTGGACCCCAAGCAGCCACCTCTGACTGTGTCTCCTGATGTTCAGGCCCTCAAGAaccagttgactgagagagaccGGAAGATCCAGCACCTGGAG CATGACTATGAGAAGAGCAGGTCCAGACATGAGCAGGAGGAGAAACTCATCATAAGTGCCTGGTACAATATG ggTATGGCCCTGCATCAGAAGGTGGTGGGAGAGCGGTCGGGTCCGTCCAACCAGGCCCAGTCCTTTTTGGCCCAGCAGAGGCAGTCCACCCACGCCAGGAGAGGCCTCGCAGCCCGCCACCAGCCCAGATAA
- the hook2 gene encoding protein Hook homolog 2 isoform X2 yields MSLDKAKLCDSLLNWLQTFQVPSCTSKQDLTSGVAIAHVLHRIDPSWFNEAWLSRIKEESEANWRLKVSNLKKILQSMLEYYHDVLGHQVADEHLPDINLIGEFGDVTELGKLVQLVLGCAVSCEKKQEHIQQIMTLEESVQHVVMTAIQELLAKETTVPGSPETYGDFDYQSRKYYFLSEEVDAKEDLGQRCRDLEHQLAAVLEEKSSLQVETQSLREKLSLSNPQDASTTITGKKLLLLQSQMEQLQEENYRLENSRDDMRVRGEILERDVLDLTHRNDELTSLAQEAQTLKDEMDILRHSSDRVSRLEALVETYKRKLEDLGDLRRQVRLLEERNTVYMQRTCELEEELRRANSVRTQLDTYKRQVHELHTKHSSEALKAEKWQFEYKNLQDKYDALLKEKERLISERDTLRETNDELRCAQVQQKGLSQPGGLCEDSGTVGNLASEMMPTEFKETVVRLQSENKMLCVQEESYRQRLVEVQGQLEESQRSQNTLETQNRLNQQQISELRSQVEDLQKALQEQGSKAEDSSLLKKKLEEHLEKLHEAHSDLQKKREVIDDLEPKADGNMAKKIDELQEILKKKDEDMKLMEERYKRYVEKARTVIKTLDPKQPPLTVSPDVQALKNQLTERDRKIQHLEHDYEKSRSRHEQEEKLIISAWYNMGMALHQKVVGERSGPSNQAQSFLAQQRQSTHARRGLAARHQPR; encoded by the exons ATGAGTCTGGATAAAGCAAAGCTATGCGATTCGTTACTAAATTGG CTACAGACATTTCAGGTGCCCTCATGCACCAGTAAGCAGGACCTGACGAGCGGAGTGGCTATTGCACACGTTCTACACAGGAT AGACCCCTCCTGGTTTAATGAGGCATGGCTGAGCAGGAtcaaggaggagagtgaggccAACTGGCGCCTCAAG GTCAGCAACCTGAAGAAGATTCTTCAGAGCATGCTTGAGTATTACCATGAT GTGCTTGGCCACCAGGTAGCAGACGAGCACCTGCCAGACATCAATCTGATTGGGGAGTTTGGAGATGTGACTGAACTTGGAAAGCTGGTGCAGTTGGTGCTTGGCTGTGCTGTCAGCTGTGAGAAGAAGCAAG AGCACATCCAGCAGATAATGACCCTGGAGGAGTCTGTCCAGCATGTTGTCATGACAGCCATACAGGAG cTCCTGGCTAAAGAGACAACTGTTCCAGGAAGTCCTGAGACCTACGGGGACTTTGACTACCAG TCCAGGAAGTATTATTTTCTCAGTGAGGAGGTGGACGCGAAGGAGGATCTGGGCCAGCGCTGTCGGGACCTGGAGCACCAG TTGGCAGCCGTCCTGGAGGAGAAGTCGTCCCTGCAGGTGGAGACACAGTCCCTGAGGGAGAAGCTCAGCCTCAGTAACCCACAGGATGCTTCTACCACCATCACTGGCAagaagctgctgctgctgcagagccAGATGGAGCAGCTACAGGAGGAGAACTACAG ACTAGAGAACAGCCGAGATGACATGCGTGTGCGAGGGGAGATTCTGGAGCGTGACGTTTTGGACCTCACTCACCGTAACGATGAACTGACCAGCCTCGCCCAGGAGGCCCAGACTCTCAAAGATGAGATGGACATCCTCCG gCATTCGTCTGACCGGGTGAGCCGGCTGGAGGCACTGGTGGAGACATACAAGCGTAAGCTGGAGGACCTGGGGGACCTGCGCAGACAGGTGCGTCTGCTGGAGGAGCGCAACACTGTCTACATGCAGCGCACATGTGAGCTGGAGGAGGAGCTACGCAGGGCCAACTCAGTCCGCACGCAGCTGGACACCTACAAGAGACAG GTCCATGAGCTTCACACCAAGCATTCGTCAGAGGCACTGAAGGCTGAGAAGTGGCAGTTTGAGTACAAGAACCTTCAGGATAAGTATGACGCCCTGCTtaaggagaaagag CGTTTGATCTCAGAGCGAGACACACTGCGGGAAACCAATGATGAGCTCAGGTGTGCACAGGTCCAACAGAAGGGCCTCAGTCAACCAG gTGGATTATGTGAGGACTCTGGCACAGTGGGAAACCTGGCCTCTGAGATGATGCCCACAGAGTTcaa GGAGACGGTGGTGCGTCTGCAGAGTGAGAACAAGATGCTGTGTGTCCAGGAGGAGAGCTACAGACAGAGACTGGTGGAGGTACAGGGTCAGCTGGAGGAGTCTCAACGCAGCCAGAACACCCTGGAGACacaaaacag gttGAACCAGCAGCAGATCTCTGAGCTGCGGTCCCAGGTGGAGGATCTCCAGAAGGCTCTACAGGAGCAGGGCAGCAAGGCAGAGGAT TCCTCCCTGCTGAAGAAGAAGCTTGAGGAGCACCT GGAGAAGCTCCATGAGGCCCACTCAGACCtgcagaagaagagagaggtcATTGATGACCTGGAGCCCAAAGCGGACGGCAACA TGGCGAAGAAGATCGATGAGCTGCAGGAGATcctgaagaagaaggatgaggacATGAAGCTGATGGAGGAACGCTACAAGCGCTATGTGGAGAAGGCCAGGACG GTGATCAAGACTCTGGACCCCAAGCAGCCACCTCTGACTGTGTCTCCTGATGTTCAGGCCCTCAAGAaccagttgactgagagagaccGGAAGATCCAGCACCTGGAG CATGACTATGAGAAGAGCAGGTCCAGACATGAGCAGGAGGAGAAACTCATCATAAGTGCCTGGTACAATATG ggTATGGCCCTGCATCAGAAGGTGGTGGGAGAGCGGTCGGGTCCGTCCAACCAGGCCCAGTCCTTTTTGGCCCAGCAGAGGCAGTCCACCCACGCCAGGAGAGGCCTCGCAGCCCGCCACCAGCCCAGATAA